The Methylomagnum ishizawai genome has a window encoding:
- a CDS encoding PEP-CTERM sorting domain-containing protein, giving the protein MNKNLSFRSLIGVAAGLALWGFATLGQAASLVTKTPGLPDIDSSGQDPLPLEIHYNAGSQAFSASSGGYFFFDPAPPTYFSDGSYSVSARIDTGGNLIADPGNLVSLHGNIEGGTGDLNLFTGHISQFAYTFDASANTSEFQFVVDVTSTDASLGFNPGTQVGIIMLSRTNWGSFGGGFDDTAGTATVDNFLLATAVPEPSILALLGIGVLAAGRVSRRGAATA; this is encoded by the coding sequence ATGAACAAGAACCTATCTTTCCGCAGCCTGATCGGCGTGGCGGCGGGACTCGCGCTATGGGGGTTCGCCACCCTGGGCCAGGCCGCTTCCCTGGTCACCAAAACGCCCGGCCTGCCCGATATCGACAGCAGCGGCCAAGACCCCCTGCCCCTCGAAATCCATTACAACGCCGGCAGCCAGGCCTTCTCGGCCAGCAGCGGCGGATATTTCTTCTTCGACCCCGCGCCCCCCACTTATTTTTCCGACGGGAGCTATTCGGTGTCGGCCCGGATCGACACCGGCGGCAACCTGATCGCCGATCCCGGCAACCTCGTCAGCCTGCACGGCAATATCGAAGGCGGCACCGGCGACCTCAACCTCTTCACCGGGCATATTTCCCAGTTCGCCTATACCTTCGACGCCTCCGCCAACACCAGCGAATTCCAATTCGTGGTCGATGTGACCAGCACCGACGCCAGCCTGGGCTTCAATCCGGGCACGCAGGTCGGCATCATCATGCTCAGCCGCACCAACTGGGGCAGCTTCGGCGGCGGTTTCGACGACACCGCCGGCACGGCGACCGTCGATAACTTCCTCCTCGCCACCGCCGTCCCCGAACCGTCCATCCTGGCCCTGTTGGGCATCGGCGTCCTGGCGGCCGGCCGCGTTTCCCGGCGCGGCGCGGCGACGGCTTAA
- a CDS encoding amino acid adenylation domain-containing protein codes for MQRLALDYFLSTKDRHPDRTALVDASGAITYAGLWRAAVALGWHIKQAVPGPRRPVVVAIDKSSAAVAAILAVQLAGHIYVPFDVASPAARRAAVWRLLDDPPVVEWDGADFRVAGRTVALDYDPAQAAALLRGLAPLTGLDPLYIIFTSGTTGEPKGVTIANAAVIDYIDWVVATYQIHADEIIGSQAPLYFDNSVLDLYASFATGATLHLIPKRDFRFLSDLVAYLETRRISLIFFVPSLLANIAAFDLFSGRNLASLRKVLFAGEAMPLNTLKYLREKLPNALLSNLYGPTEITVDAIFHIFGEDLAGLDAVPLGLPCANSKIIFLDDAGRVVAEPDTVAEICVGGIGVALGYWNNPEQTQAAFIQHPGNPHCREILYRTGDYGYRSGRDGLIYFVGRRDHQIKHLGHRIELGEIETALGRIDGIQQCCALYDRAGQRILACYTAAGGQPLPDLRKQLAACLPAYMMPQTCQYLDCFPVTPNGKIDRETLLAGFTSPA; via the coding sequence ATGCAAAGACTCGCCCTCGACTATTTCCTAAGCACGAAGGACCGCCACCCCGACCGCACCGCCCTGGTCGATGCAAGCGGCGCCATCACCTATGCCGGACTCTGGCGCGCAGCCGTGGCCCTGGGCTGGCACATCAAACAAGCCGTGCCGGGACCGCGCCGCCCGGTGGTGGTCGCCATCGACAAATCCAGCGCGGCGGTGGCGGCGATCCTGGCCGTGCAACTCGCCGGGCATATCTACGTGCCCTTCGATGTCGCGAGTCCCGCGGCGCGGCGGGCGGCGGTGTGGCGCTTGCTGGACGATCCGCCCGTGGTGGAATGGGACGGCGCGGATTTCCGGGTGGCGGGCCGAACCGTCGCGCTGGATTACGATCCCGCGCAGGCGGCGGCCTTGCTTAGGGGCCTCGCCCCGCTCACCGGGCTGGACCCGCTCTATATCATCTTCACCTCCGGCACCACCGGCGAACCCAAGGGCGTGACCATCGCCAACGCCGCCGTGATCGACTACATCGATTGGGTGGTGGCGACCTACCAAATCCACGCCGACGAAATCATCGGCAGCCAAGCCCCCTTATATTTCGACAACTCGGTGCTGGACCTCTATGCCAGTTTCGCCACCGGGGCCACCCTGCATCTCATCCCCAAGCGCGATTTCCGTTTCCTGTCGGATTTGGTGGCCTATCTCGAAACCCGGCGCATCAGCCTGATTTTCTTCGTGCCTTCGTTATTGGCGAATATCGCCGCCTTCGATCTATTTTCCGGGCGGAATCTCGCAAGCTTGCGGAAAGTCCTGTTCGCGGGCGAGGCCATGCCGCTCAATACCCTGAAATACCTGCGCGAAAAACTCCCCAACGCCCTGTTATCCAACCTCTACGGCCCGACCGAAATCACGGTCGATGCCATTTTCCATATCTTCGGGGAAGACTTGGCCGGACTCGACGCCGTACCCCTGGGCCTGCCCTGCGCCAATAGCAAAATCATCTTCCTGGACGACGCGGGCCGAGTCGTCGCCGAACCCGATACCGTGGCGGAAATCTGCGTGGGCGGTATCGGCGTGGCTTTGGGTTATTGGAACAACCCGGAGCAAACCCAGGCCGCTTTCATCCAACACCCCGGCAATCCCCATTGCCGGGAAATCCTGTATAGAACCGGGGATTATGGTTATCGCTCGGGCCGGGATGGCTTGATTTATTTCGTGGGCCGCCGCGACCATCAAATCAAGCACTTGGGCCACCGGATCGAACTCGGCGAAATCGAAACCGCCCTGGGCCGGATCGACGGAATCCAACAATGTTGCGCCCTCTACGACCGCGCCGGGCAAAGAATACTGGCGTGCTATACCGCCGCCGGCGGCCAACCGCTGCCCGACTTGCGGAAACAACTCGCAGCCTGCCTGCCCGCCTATATGATGCCCCAAACCTGCCAATACCTGGACTGTTTCCCGGTCACGCCCAATGGCAAGATCGACCGGGAAACCCTTTTGGCCGGATTCACCTCCCCCGCGTAG
- a CDS encoding acyl carrier protein, producing the protein MDKNTVIAQLAAQLQQNAPDGIGELHPDTPLLDDWFAHSVDVIQMVLFLEQRFGIKLGDADISADNFDTLDALSDFVLAKLAG; encoded by the coding sequence ATGGATAAAAATACGGTCATCGCCCAACTCGCCGCCCAACTCCAACAAAACGCCCCGGATGGCATCGGGGAATTGCACCCGGATACCCCTTTGCTCGACGACTGGTTCGCCCATTCCGTGGACGTGATCCAAATGGTGTTATTCCTGGAACAGCGCTTCGGTATCAAGCTGGGCGACGCCGATATTAGCGCCGATAATTTCGATACCCTGGACGCCCTGTCCGATTTCGTACTCGCCAAGCTCGCGGGCTAG
- a CDS encoding VWA domain-containing protein, which translates to MPETITLTPAERWRLLLGEAAETGLARLDGEAAAMDRALSWLYGRDGGDPRDTLDRQGGNEPSALSVPDWINDIHTLFPQETIERLERDAIERYGIDEIVTNPEVLARATPNPALLEAVLRTKHLMNPEVLALARALVAQVVKDIMEKLAKQIERSFSGVKHRQRVVPTGAASQFAAGETLRRNLRHFDPASRRLILARPWFHHNTRRRLERWQIILLVDQSGSMVSSVIHSAVTASCLWGLPGVKTHLIAFDTEIVDLTDHADDPVETLMKVQLGGGTHIGKALAYAAEQIEVPTRAIIVLVTDFYEGMAEYQLVTLTAALVAQGTKVLGLAALNDRAEADFDRRLAEKLADAGAHIAAMTPGQLANWLAEKLG; encoded by the coding sequence ATGCCCGAAACCATCACCCTCACCCCCGCCGAACGCTGGCGCTTGCTGCTCGGCGAAGCCGCCGAAACCGGGCTGGCCCGCCTTGATGGCGAAGCCGCCGCCATGGACCGCGCCCTGTCCTGGCTCTATGGCCGCGATGGCGGCGACCCACGCGACACCCTGGACCGGCAAGGCGGCAACGAACCGTCGGCCTTATCGGTGCCGGACTGGATCAACGACATCCACACCCTGTTCCCCCAGGAAACCATCGAGCGCCTGGAACGGGACGCCATCGAGCGTTACGGGATCGACGAAATCGTCACCAACCCCGAAGTGCTGGCGCGGGCCACCCCCAATCCCGCCCTGCTGGAAGCCGTGCTGCGCACCAAGCATTTGATGAACCCGGAAGTGCTGGCCCTGGCCCGTGCCCTGGTGGCGCAGGTGGTGAAGGACATCATGGAAAAACTGGCGAAGCAGATCGAGCGCTCCTTCAGCGGCGTGAAGCACAGGCAACGGGTGGTGCCGACGGGGGCCGCCAGCCAATTCGCCGCCGGGGAGACCCTGCGCCGCAACCTCCGCCATTTCGACCCCGCTTCCCGCCGCCTGATCCTGGCCCGGCCCTGGTTCCACCACAACACCCGCCGCCGCCTGGAGCGCTGGCAAATCATCCTGCTGGTGGACCAGAGCGGCAGCATGGTGTCGTCGGTCATCCATTCGGCGGTGACGGCCTCCTGCCTATGGGGCTTGCCCGGCGTCAAAACCCACCTCATCGCCTTCGACACCGAAATCGTCGACCTCACCGACCACGCCGACGACCCGGTGGAAACCCTGATGAAGGTGCAACTGGGCGGCGGCACCCACATCGGCAAGGCGCTGGCCTACGCGGCGGAACAAATCGAGGTACCGACCCGCGCCATCATCGTGCTGGTGACGGATTTCTACGAGGGCATGGCCGAATATCAACTCGTTACCCTGACCGCCGCCCTGGTGGCGCAGGGCACCAAGGTACTGGGACTGGCGGCGCTCAATGACCGGGCCGAGGCCGATTTCGACCGGCGGCTGGCGGAGAAGCTGGCCGACGCGGGCGCGCACATCGCCGCCATGACGCCGGGCCAGTTGGCGAACTGGCTGGCGGAGAAGTTGGGATGA
- a CDS encoding anion transporter: MTTIVVIFALVYLGMLLGGLPFLQLDRTGIALLGTIALLVSDSITLEDAGRAIHMPTLILLFSFMVVAAQLRLGGFYGWITERFGTLRANPPGLLAVLIAVVAGLSAVFSNDVVCLSIAPVLIDICLYRRLDPVPFLLGLACAANIGSAATLIGNPQNMLIGGRLDLPFTGYLRDAAIPVLLGLVVTWLVIAGLWRGRWAGQSRPGLTLSETQLANHPPTQLDGWQAAKGLMVAGTLFVLFLFSGWSRELLALGGAGLLLLSRKLHSRHMLGLVDWQVLLLFIGLFIVNDALERTGLPQRAVADLEAAGIDLHRPAVLYGVTFLLSNLVSNVPAIMLLLPVASPKDGALLALSSTFAGNLLVVGSIANIIVMDAAARRDIHIGWKRHAWVGVPVTLLTLGISAVYLWVWPGTMR, translated from the coding sequence TTGACCACCATCGTCGTGATTTTCGCCTTGGTCTACCTCGGTATGTTGCTGGGGGGCTTGCCGTTCTTGCAGTTGGACCGGACCGGCATCGCCCTGCTGGGCACCATCGCCCTGCTGGTCAGCGACTCGATCACCCTGGAGGACGCCGGGCGGGCGATCCATATGCCGACCTTGATCCTGCTGTTTTCCTTCATGGTGGTGGCGGCCCAATTGCGGCTGGGCGGCTTTTACGGCTGGATCACCGAGCGCTTCGGGACGCTGCGGGCCAACCCACCCGGCCTGCTCGCCGTGTTGATCGCGGTGGTCGCGGGGCTTTCCGCCGTCTTCAGCAACGATGTGGTCTGCCTTTCCATCGCCCCCGTCTTGATCGATATCTGCCTATACCGCCGCCTCGACCCGGTTCCGTTCCTGCTGGGACTGGCTTGCGCGGCGAATATCGGCTCGGCGGCCACCTTGATCGGCAATCCGCAAAACATGCTGATCGGCGGCAGGTTGGACCTCCCGTTCACCGGCTACCTGCGGGACGCCGCCATTCCGGTGCTGCTTGGCCTGGTCGTGACTTGGCTGGTGATCGCCGGTCTCTGGCGGGGGCGGTGGGCCGGGCAAAGCCGCCCCGGTTTAACCCTGAGCGAAACCCAGCTGGCAAACCACCCTCCCACCCAACTCGATGGGTGGCAAGCCGCCAAAGGACTGATGGTGGCGGGAACCCTGTTCGTGTTGTTCCTATTTTCCGGGTGGTCGCGGGAGTTATTGGCCTTGGGCGGGGCCGGCTTGTTGTTGTTGTCCCGCAAGCTGCATTCGCGCCATATGCTGGGCTTGGTGGATTGGCAAGTTCTGTTGCTCTTCATCGGCCTCTTCATCGTCAACGACGCCCTGGAGCGCACCGGCCTGCCGCAACGGGCGGTCGCCGACTTGGAGGCCGCCGGGATCGATTTGCACCGCCCGGCGGTGCTGTACGGCGTCACGTTCCTGCTGAGCAACTTGGTTTCCAACGTCCCGGCGATCATGCTGCTGCTGCCGGTCGCCTCCCCCAAGGATGGGGCGCTGCTCGCCCTGTCGAGTACCTTCGCCGGGAATTTGCTGGTCGTCGGCAGTATCGCCAACATCATCGTGATGGATGCCGCCGCCCGCCGCGATATCCACATCGGTTGGAAACGACATGCTTGGGTGGGGGTGCCGGTGACTTTGCTCACCCTGGGGATTTCCGCCGTGTATCTGTGGGTCTGGCCGGGAACGATGCGCTAA
- the dnaK gene encoding molecular chaperone DnaK: MTFIIGIDFGTTNSSVAILKEGRPQILENSEGARITPSVIAFTGKNEVLVGQSAKRQAVLNPHNTLFGIKRLMGRRYNDVIIQKLIKTSPFRIIQADNGDAWVSVDDRELAPPEISARLLITLKKDAEMLLGEEIKKAVITVPAYFSEPQRQAIKDTGRIAGFEVIYIINESTAAALAYGMDKKRGDQKIAVYDLGGGTFDISIVEVAEVDGEHQFEVLSTNGDAFLGGEDFDLRIVEFLVEIFKTNTNIDLHNDLLALQRMKEEAEKAKIALSFSEYYDINLPYIVVDASGPKHLNFKLTRAKLESLIQDLIERTRIPCLTALKDAGLKPLEIDAVILAGGQTRTPKVQEVVKNIFGKDPCRNVNPDEAIAYGAAILAGVYNRQINDLLLLDVIPMSLGIETLGGVMTQLIEKNTTIPTRVCQVFSTAEDNQSAVTIHVLQGENKMARDNKSLGRFDLADIPPAPRGVPQIEVTFDIDGNGILRVSAKDKVTGKQSKINVNNIGGLSEKDIQRMSRMAIGDFTQKTTEAKTPINATQPLYSNLTAEKSNSKSKTSHLQASVNTNSELSNAKSGLSCKPVRLFISYSHADEILRDELDDHLSILLRNGLIEPWHDRKIMPGDDWKEKIDSNLRDADIILLLISARFLKSDYCYNEEMKAALTRHDKGEARVVPIIVRSCAWKESPLAYLQVLPKDGIPIAQAQDHDLVWTEVVYALRTIILNIQGHKAY, encoded by the coding sequence ATGACTTTTATTATCGGAATTGACTTCGGAACCACGAATTCATCAGTCGCCATTCTCAAAGAGGGCAGGCCACAAATTTTGGAAAATAGTGAAGGTGCCCGCATCACTCCTTCCGTCATCGCTTTTACTGGTAAAAACGAGGTGTTAGTGGGCCAATCTGCTAAGCGTCAAGCAGTACTTAATCCGCATAACACCCTATTCGGTATCAAGCGCTTGATGGGGCGTCGTTATAATGATGTCATTATACAAAAATTAATTAAGACCTCGCCCTTTAGGATTATACAAGCTGACAACGGCGATGCTTGGGTAAGTGTAGATGATAGGGAGTTAGCTCCGCCAGAGATTTCTGCTCGACTTTTAATAACGCTAAAGAAAGATGCCGAGATGTTGCTAGGTGAGGAAATTAAAAAAGCAGTTATTACTGTCCCAGCTTATTTTAGTGAACCCCAGCGCCAAGCTATCAAAGATACAGGTCGCATCGCAGGTTTTGAGGTAATATATATTATTAACGAGTCAACGGCGGCAGCTCTGGCCTATGGAATGGATAAAAAGCGTGGTGACCAAAAAATTGCTGTGTACGATTTAGGTGGCGGTACCTTCGACATCTCAATTGTTGAGGTTGCAGAAGTCGATGGCGAACATCAATTTGAAGTGCTATCCACCAATGGTGATGCTTTTCTCGGTGGTGAAGACTTTGATTTACGCATCGTTGAATTTTTAGTTGAAATATTTAAAACAAATACCAACATTGATCTTCACAATGACCTGCTGGCTTTACAGCGAATGAAGGAAGAGGCCGAGAAAGCCAAGATCGCTTTATCTTTCAGTGAATATTATGATATTAATTTACCCTATATTGTAGTCGATGCATCAGGACCAAAACACCTGAATTTTAAGTTGACTCGCGCCAAATTAGAATCTTTAATTCAAGATTTGATTGAAAGAACTAGAATACCCTGTTTAACTGCGTTGAAAGATGCGGGTTTGAAACCATTAGAAATTGATGCAGTTATTCTCGCTGGTGGCCAGACCCGTACACCTAAAGTGCAAGAAGTTGTAAAAAATATTTTTGGCAAAGATCCATGCAGAAATGTTAACCCTGATGAAGCAATAGCTTATGGAGCTGCTATTTTAGCAGGCGTATATAATAGGCAAATTAACGATTTATTGTTGTTAGACGTTATCCCAATGTCACTGGGTATTGAAACCCTAGGTGGTGTAATGACCCAGCTAATTGAAAAAAATACTACGATCCCTACCAGGGTATGCCAAGTCTTTTCGACAGCGGAGGACAATCAAAGCGCTGTGACTATCCATGTGCTTCAAGGTGAAAACAAAATGGCCCGCGATAACAAATCTCTTGGTCGTTTTGACCTCGCTGATATTCCACCAGCCCCACGAGGGGTTCCGCAGATTGAAGTCACCTTTGATATTGATGGTAATGGTATTCTACGTGTATCTGCAAAGGATAAAGTTACTGGTAAACAAAGCAAAATTAATGTTAATAATATTGGTGGCCTTTCAGAAAAGGATATTCAACGTATGTCACGCATGGCTATTGGTGATTTTACTCAAAAAACCACGGAAGCTAAAACGCCTATAAATGCGACACAGCCACTATATTCAAACCTTACTGCTGAAAAGAGCAATTCAAAATCTAAAACTTCGCATCTTCAGGCTTCAGTAAATACAAACTCCGAGCTATCGAACGCTAAATCTGGACTATCATGTAAACCCGTGCGCTTATTCATCAGTTATTCACATGCAGATGAAATACTGCGGGATGAGCTAGATGATCATCTATCAATATTATTGAGGAATGGACTAATCGAACCTTGGCACGACCGCAAAATCATGCCAGGTGATGATTGGAAAGAAAAAATTGATAGCAATCTTAGGGATGCTGATATAATATTGCTTCTAATTAGCGCGAGATTTTTAAAATCAGACTATTGTTATAATGAAGAAATGAAGGCCGCATTAACTCGACATGATAAGGGTGAGGCACGCGTAGTACCAATAATTGTTCGATCATGTGCATGGAAAGAGTCGCCACTAGCATATTTACAGGTTTTGCCGAAAGATGGTATTCCTATAGCACAAGCCCAAGATCACGACTTAGTTTGGACTGAAGTGGTCTATGCTCTACGGACCATTATTCTGAACATTCAAGGCCATAAAGCGTATTAA
- the fusA gene encoding elongation factor G, translating to MMNALAYSTENLRTLALVGQSGAGKTTLAEALLHKTGMINTPGSVEKGNTVCDYEPLEKSHQHSLKLAVAHLVHQDTRIHLLDTPGFPDFLGQALCALDAVETVAVVVNAQNGVEFTTQRMMHWAEARGLCRMIVVNKIDGENGNLPGLLQEIQDAFGKECLPINLPAENGARVVDCFFNPAGEADFSSVAAAHRALVDQVVEVDEALMTRYLEQGEVAPEELHAPFEAALREGHLVPVCFVSARTGAGVAELADIMVKLLPHPGEGNPPLFERWPSNTGRKDATPFRSVPDPARHVLAHVFKVEIDPYVGKMTVFRVHQGTITPDTQLFVGESRKPFKVNQLFMLQGKQHVPINRAGPGDICAVAKVEEVVFDSVLHDAPEDDHIHLKPLDFPHSVFGLAIKPKRRGDEHKLSEVLHKMEAEDPSFHVDYDASTHEEVMHGLGELHLKRVLEKMHEQYKLDVDAHTPKVPYRETITAPAEGHHRHKKQTGGAGQFGEVFLRVEPLPRGAGFEFVDEVKGGTIPGQFIPAVEKGVHQVLELGAIAGYPLQDVKVAVYDGKSHSVDSKEVAFVAAGKKAFLDAIAKAKPILLEPIVAIELNIPESAIGDVSGDLSARRGQVTGHHPARGGMAQVKARAPLAELEGYHSRLKALTAGQGSYTLELSHYEPVPPNVQAQLAAQFKPRPED from the coding sequence ATGATGAATGCCCTGGCCTATTCCACGGAAAACCTCCGCACCCTTGCCCTGGTGGGGCAGAGCGGGGCGGGCAAGACCACCCTGGCCGAAGCCTTGTTGCATAAGACCGGCATGATCAACACACCCGGCAGCGTCGAAAAAGGCAACACCGTCTGCGATTACGAACCCCTCGAAAAATCCCACCAACATTCGCTCAAACTCGCCGTCGCCCACCTCGTCCACCAGGACACCCGTATTCATTTGTTGGACACCCCCGGCTTCCCCGACTTCCTGGGGCAGGCGCTGTGCGCCCTGGACGCGGTGGAGACCGTGGCCGTGGTGGTCAACGCCCAGAACGGTGTCGAGTTCACCACCCAGCGCATGATGCACTGGGCCGAGGCCCGTGGCCTGTGCCGGATGATCGTTGTCAATAAAATTGACGGCGAGAACGGCAACCTGCCCGGACTCTTGCAGGAAATCCAGGACGCCTTCGGCAAGGAATGCCTGCCCATCAACCTGCCCGCCGAAAACGGTGCCCGCGTGGTGGATTGCTTCTTCAATCCGGCGGGCGAGGCCGATTTCTCCTCGGTGGCGGCGGCGCACCGGGCCTTGGTCGATCAAGTGGTGGAGGTGGACGAGGCTTTGATGACCCGCTACCTGGAACAGGGCGAAGTCGCCCCGGAAGAATTGCACGCGCCGTTCGAGGCGGCGTTGCGGGAGGGGCACCTGGTGCCGGTGTGCTTCGTCTCGGCCCGCACCGGGGCGGGGGTGGCGGAACTGGCCGATATTATGGTGAAACTCCTGCCCCATCCCGGCGAGGGCAATCCGCCCTTGTTCGAGCGCTGGCCCTCGAATACCGGGCGCAAGGACGCCACGCCGTTCCGCTCGGTGCCCGATCCCGCCCGGCACGTCCTGGCCCATGTGTTCAAGGTGGAGATCGACCCCTATGTCGGCAAGATGACGGTGTTCCGGGTCCACCAGGGCACCATCACCCCGGACACCCAGCTCTTCGTCGGCGAATCGCGCAAGCCGTTCAAGGTGAACCAGTTGTTCATGCTGCAAGGCAAGCAGCATGTGCCGATCAACCGCGCCGGGCCGGGCGATATCTGTGCCGTGGCCAAGGTCGAGGAAGTGGTGTTCGACTCGGTCCTGCACGACGCGCCCGAGGACGACCATATCCACCTCAAGCCCTTGGATTTCCCGCACTCGGTGTTCGGCCTCGCCATCAAGCCCAAGCGCCGGGGCGACGAACACAAGCTGTCGGAAGTGCTGCATAAAATGGAGGCCGAAGACCCCAGCTTCCATGTGGACTACGATGCCTCGACCCACGAGGAAGTCATGCACGGCCTGGGCGAACTGCATTTGAAGCGAGTGTTGGAAAAGATGCACGAGCAATACAAGCTCGACGTGGACGCCCACACCCCCAAAGTCCCCTACCGCGAAACCATCACCGCCCCCGCCGAAGGCCATCACCGCCACAAGAAACAAACCGGCGGCGCGGGCCAGTTCGGCGAGGTGTTCCTGCGGGTCGAACCCTTGCCGCGCGGGGCGGGTTTCGAGTTCGTGGACGAGGTCAAGGGCGGCACCATCCCCGGCCAATTCATCCCGGCGGTGGAAAAGGGCGTGCATCAGGTGTTGGAACTCGGGGCCATCGCCGGCTATCCGCTGCAAGACGTGAAGGTGGCGGTCTACGATGGCAAGAGCCATTCGGTGGACAGCAAGGAAGTCGCCTTCGTGGCGGCGGGCAAGAAAGCCTTCCTCGACGCCATCGCCAAGGCCAAGCCCATCCTGCTGGAACCCATCGTCGCCATCGAGCTCAACATCCCCGAATCCGCCATCGGTGATGTCAGCGGCGATTTGTCGGCCCGGCGCGGCCAGGTGACGGGCCATCATCCGGCGCGGGGCGGCATGGCCCAGGTCAAGGCCCGCGCCCCCCTGGCCGAACTGGAAGGCTACCATTCCCGGCTCAAGGCGCTCACCGCCGGCCAAGGTTCCTACACCCTGGAACTCAGCCATTACGAACCGGTGCCGCCGAATGTGCAGGCGCAATTGGCGGCGCAGTTCAAGCCCAGGCCGGAGGATTGA